In a single window of the Balaenoptera acutorostrata chromosome 3, mBalAcu1.1, whole genome shotgun sequence genome:
- the PAPLN gene encoding papilin isoform X2 — protein sequence MRLLLLVPLLLAPAPGSSAPRVRRQGDTWSSWGNWSPCSRTCGGGVSFRERPCYSQRRDGGSGCVGPSRSHRSCRPESCPDGARDFRAEQCAEFDGQEFQGRRYEWLPYYGAPNKCELNCIPKGESFYYKHREAVIDGTPCEPGKRDICVDGSCRVVGCDHNLDSWKQEDKCLQCGGDGTTCYPVTGVFDDNDLSRGYNQILIVPVGATSIRIEEAAASRNFLAVKSIRGEYYLNGHWTIEGARALPVASTVLHYERGAEGDLAPERLHARGPTSEPLIVELISQEPSPGVHFEYHLPLSTPRPGFSWSHGSWGDCSATCGGGQQTRPVFCTIDNEVYPEHLCRHRPRPADRRPCSPQPCPHTKRWKTGPWTPCSASCEGGSQSRTVYCVSSDGAGVQEAAEDAKCAALPEKPPTTQACNLQRCTAWSAEPWGECSVSCGAGVRRRTVTCLGDEGSLLHATACSLEDRPPLTEPCVHDSCPPLSDQAWHVGAWGLCSKSCSSGTRRRQVVCAIGPPGHCGSLQPSRPADVEPCNTQPCHLPPEVPSMQDMHTSPRDPWMSLGPREAPASDFRDQWWAPQEQPSSAQGNPRGDQSPHLPAPGPAPSLRHSSHRQPLRSGLAPRDCRHSPHGCCPDGHTASLGPQWQGCPGASCQQSRFGCCPDGVSVAEGPHQAGCASTYGRDNPGSRPRSREVASTAQQNEPSECRGSQFGCCYDNMASALGPLGEGCVGQPSYMYPVRCLLPSAHGSCMDWAARWYFIASVGQCNRFWYGGCHGNANNFASEEECVSSCRGPQHEPRQHDPGASGQSTHRDSGGSGPGGQQEASQHRMEPVVQRKPLPSGGLWWRDQEPGPGAMDHRQAFGEGPQGQELGPSAPVLGGDAGPPAPPSHSSSYRITLAGSEPSLVQVALGQLVRLFCPDDSSLDPHARWQKDGQPISSARHQLQPDGSLVISPLWAEDTGTYSCGSTRPDRDSQKIQLRITGGDVAVLPEAEPRHFPQTRDPAQGHSPRDRSLGGGSGGRGAVSSSHPRPTSRLRLDRHQPGVVDAHPGQRIRLTCRAEGFPPPSVEWQRDGQPLSSPRHQLQSDGSLVISRVAVEDGGFYTCVAVNGQDRDQRWVQLRVLGELTITGLPSTVMVPEGDTARLLCAVAGESVNIRWSRNGLPVRADGHRVHQSPDGTLLIHNLRARDEGSYTCSAYRGSQAVSRSTEVKVVPPALATAPRDPGRECIDQPELANCDLILQAQLCGNEYYSSFCCASCSRVWPPAQPIWQQGYNS from the exons gctcccaGGGTGAGGCGGCAGGGTGACACCTGGAGCTCCTGGGGCAACTGGAGCCCTTGCAGCCGGACCTGTGGAGGGGGCGTCAGCTTCCGGGAGCGCCCCTGCTACTCCCAGAG GAGAGATGGGGGCTCTGGCTGCGTGGGCCCCTCCCGGAGCCACCGCTCTTGCCGCCCCGAG AGCTGCCCCGACGGCGCCCGCGACTTCAGGGCGGAGCAGTGCGCCGAGTTCGACGGCCAGGAGTTCCAGGGGCGGCGGTACGAGTGGCTGCCCTACTACGGCG CCCCAAACAAATGTGAACTGAACTGCATTCCCAAGGGGGAGAGCTTCTACTACAAGCACAGGGAGGCTGTCATAGACGGGACACCCTGCGAGCCTGGCAAACGGGACATCTGCGTGGATGGCAGCTGCCGG GTTGTCGGCTGTGACCACAACCTGGACTCGTGGAAGCAGGAGGACAAGTGTCTGCAGTGCGGGGGTGATGGCACGACCTGCTACCCCGTCACAGGCGTCTTTGATGACAATGACCTCAGCAGAG GCTACAACCAGATCCTCATAGTTCCCGTGGGGGCCACCAGCATCCGCATTGAGGAGGCGGCCGCCAGCAGGAATTTCCTGG CGGTGAAGAGCATCCGTGGTGAATACTACCTCAACGGGCACTGGACCATCGAGGGCGCCCGGGCCCTACCTGTGGCCAGCACCGTCCTGCACTATGAGCGGGGAGCTGAGGGGGACCTGGCGCCCGAGCGGCTCCACGCCCGTGGCCCCACCTCGGAGCCCCTGATCGTCGAG CTCATCAGCCAGGAGCCCAGCCCTGGCGTGCACTTCGAGTACCACCTGCCCCTGAGCACCCCCCGGCCCGGCTTCAGCTGGAGCCACGGCTCGTGGGGCGACTGCAGCGCCACGTGTGGTGGAG GTCAGCAGACCCGCCCGGTGTTCTGCACCATCGACAATGAGGTCTACCCCGAACACCTGTGCCGGCACCGGCCGCGGCCGGCTGACCGCCGACCCTGCAGccctcagccctgcccacacaCCAAGCG CTGGAAGACGGGGCCCTGGACGCCCTGCTCGGCCTCCTGTGAGGGCGGCTCCCAGTCCCGCACCGTCTACTGTGTCTCATCTGATGGCGCTGGCGTCCAGGAGGCTGCTGAGGACGCCAAGTGTGCGGCCCTGCCTGAGAAGCCCCCTACCACGCAGGCCTGCAACCTGCAGCGCTGCACAGCCTGGAGCGCGGAGCCCTGGGGCGAG TGCTCTGTCAGCTGCGGCGCCGGGGTCCGGAGGCGGACCGTCACCTGCCTGGGTGACGAGGGATCTCTGCTCCACGCCACAGCGTGCTCCTTGGAGGACCGTCCCCCCCTCACTGAGCCCTGTGTGCATGACAGCTGTCCCCCTCTCAGTGACCAGGCCTGGCACGTAGGCGCCTGGGGCCTA TGCTCCAAGAGCTGCAGCTCGGGCACTCGGAGGCGCCAGGTGGTCTGCGCCATTGGCCCGCCCGGCCACTGCGGGAGCCTGCAGCCATCCAGGCCTGCGGATGTGGAGCCCTGTAACACGCAGCCCTGCCATCTTCCTCCAG AAGTCCCCAGCATGCAGGACATGCACACCAGCCCCAGGGACCCGTGGATGTCTCTGGGCCCACGGGAGGCCCCCGCCTCAG ATTTCAGAGACCAGTGGTGGGCACCCCAGGAGCAACCCTCATCAGCTCAGGGTAACCCCAGAGGTGACCAGAGCCCACACCTGCCAGCCCCGGGCCCAGCCCCATCTCTGCGGCACTCCTCACACCGGCAGCCCCTGCGGTCTGGCTTGGCGCCCCGTGACTGCAGACACAGCCCCCATGGGTGCTGCCCCGATGGCCACACTGCGTCTCTTGGGCCGCAGTGGCAAGGCTGCCCGGGGGCCTCATGTCAGCAGAGCAG GTTCGGGTGCTGTCCTGACGGGGTGTCTGTGGCTGAGGGGCCCCATCAGGCTGGCTGTGCAAGCACTTATGGACGCGACAACCCCGGGAGCAGGCCACGGTCGAGAGAGGTGGCTTCCACA GCCCAGCAGAATGAGCCCAGTGAGTGCCGGGGCTCCCAGTTCGGCTGTTGCTATGACAACATGGCCTCTGCGCTGGGCCCTCTTGGGGAAGGCTGTGTGGGCCAGCCCAGCTACA tGTACCCCGTGCGGTGCCTACTGCCCAGCGCCCATGGCTCCTGCATGGACTGGGCCGCCCGCTGGTACTTCATCGCCTCCGTGGGCCAGTGTAACCGCTTCTGGTATGGTGGCTGCCATGGCAACGCCAATAACTTTGCCTCGGAGGAGGAGTGTGTGAGCAGCTGCCGGGGACCCCAACATGAGCCCCGCCAACACGACCCTGGGGCCTCTGGCCAAAGCACCCATAGAGACAGTGGCGGCAGCGGTCCTGGGGGCCAGCAGGAGGCCAGCCAGCACAGGATGGAGCCTGTGgtccagagaaagcccttgcctTCCGGTGGCCTGTGGTGGCGAGATCAAGAGCCTGGGCCGGGGGCCATGGACCACAGACAGGCCTTTGGAGAAGGGCCCCAGGGCCAGGAGCTTGGGCCCAGTGCCCCTGTACTGGGCGGAGACGCAGGACCACCAGCGCCACCTTCTCACAGCTCCTCCTACAG GATCACCCTGGCAGGCTCGGAGCCCTCCCTGGTACAGGTGGCCCTGGGGCAGCTGGTGCGGCTCTTCTGCCCAGATGACAGCTCTCTGGACCCCCACGCCAGGTGGCAGAAAGACGGGCAGCCCATCTCCTCTGCCAG GCACCAGCTGCAGCCCGATGGCTCCCTGGTCATCAGCCCCCTGTGGGCAGAGGATACTGGCACCTACAGCTGTGGCAGCACCAGGCCAGACCGTGACTCTCAGAAGATCCAGCTTCGCATCACAG GGGGTGACGTGGCTGTGCTTCCTGAGGCTGAACCAAGGCACTTCCCTCAGACCAGGGACCCAGCCCAGGGCCACAGTCCTCGGGACCGCAGCCTAGGGGGCGGTTCTGGGGGCCGGGGGGCCGTCTCCTCCTCGCACCCACGGCCCACGAGCAG GCTGCGTCTGGACCGGCACCAGCCCGGGGTGGTGGACGCCCATCCAGGCCAGCGGATCCGGCTGACCTGTCGTGCCGAGGGCTTCCCACCGCCAAGCGTTGAGTGGCAGAGAGATGGGCAGCCCCTCTCTTCCCCCAG ACACCAGCTGCAGTCCGACGGCTCCCTGGTCATCAGCCGCGTGGCTGTGGAAGATGGAGGCTTCTATACCTGTGTTGCAGTCAATGGGCAGGACCGAGACCAGCGCTGGGTCCAGCTCAGAGTTCTGG GGGAGCTGACAATCACAGGGCTGCCCTCTACGGTGATGGTGCCAGAAGGTGACACGGCCAGGCTGCTGTGTGCGGTGGCGGGCGAAAGCGTGAACATCAGATGGTCCAG GAACGGGCTGCCGGTGCGGGCCGACGGCCACCGTGTCCACCAGTCCCCGGATGGCACACTGCTGATCCACAACCTGCGGGCCAGGGACGAGGGCTCCTACACGTGCAGCGCCTACCGTGGAAGCCAGGCGGTCAGCCGCAGCACCGAGGTGAAGGTGGTCCCGCCAG CACTGGCCACCGCGCCGAGGGACCCCGGCAGGGAGTGCATCGACCAGCCGGAGCTGGCCAACTGTGATTTGATCCTGCAGGCCCAGCTCTGCGGCAATGAGTACTACTCCAGCTTCTGCTGTGCCAGCTGTTCCCGGGTCTGGCCTCCCGCTCAGCCCATCTGGCAGCAAGGATACAACTCATAG